The following is a genomic window from Streptomyces lincolnensis.
CCACGGGCCGGCTGGAGCCGGCGTTGGCCGTCAAGTGGACGCGTACGTCGGCCACTTCGTGGACCTTCACGCTCCGCCCGGGGGTCACCTTCCACGACGGTTCGGCGTTCACGGCCGCCGCGGCCGCGTTCTCGATCCGGCGGGCCACCGATTCGGCCATCGAGTGCAACGTCGACGGCTATATCTTCAGCGACAGCGAGGTCACCGCCCGCGCCGTGGACGACTCGACCCTGGAGGTCGAAACGGCCGAGCCGGACCCGATCCTGCCGTTACGGCTGTCCTTCGTCGAGGTGGTACCGACGAGCACGAACCCGAAGGCCCGGGTGCGTGAGCCGGTCGGCACCGGCCCCTACCGGCTCGACGAATGGAGCCAGGGCCGCTTCCTGCGGCTCAAGCGCTATGCCGGCTACTGGGGCGAGGCGCCGGACTACGCGGCGGCCAAGTACGTGTGGCGGGCCGAGGGCAGCGTGCGCGCCGCCATGGTCACCAACGACGAGGCGGACGTCGCCATCGGGCTCGCCCCCGAGGACGGAGCGGGCGACCGGGCCGTCGAGTTCGTCACCAACGAGGTCTCGTACCTGCGGATGGACGCGACCAGGGCGCCCCTGAACGACATCAGGATCCGACAGGCCGTCAACTACGCCATCGACAGAGAGGGTCTGGTCACCGCCGTCTTCGCGGGCCGGCCCAGCGGACAGCTCGTGTCCAAGGGCGTCACCGGCCACAACCCGCGGATCGGGCCATGGCCGTACGACCCGGACCGGGCGAAGGACCTGGTGGCGCAGGCCCGCGCCGACGGGGTACCGACCGGCACCACCGTCACGATCATCGGCCGCAACGGCATCTACCCCAAGGCCGCCGAGGCCATGGAGGTGGTGCAGGACGGCCTGCTCAAGGCCGGCCTGAAGGTCGAGATCAAGATGCTCGACGTCAACGCCTGGCTGGAGTACCTGCTGCGGCCCTTCCCCAAGAACACCGGCCCGACCCTCCTCCAGGCCCAGCACGGCAACCAGGCGGGAGACGCCGCCTTCACCATGGGGCAGATCTACGGCAGCGAGGGCGCCCAGAGCAGCTACGGCACGCCCGCCCTGGACGCGGCGATCGAGAAGGCTCAACTGGCCTCCGGGACCGAACGGCAGAAGGCGTTCGCGCAGGCCTTCGCCCGACAGAACGACGAGGTCGTGCGGGATGCCGTGATGGCCAACATGACCGGCATCCT
Proteins encoded in this region:
- a CDS encoding ABC transporter substrate-binding protein; protein product: MCTRSIARRRPQRAAGVLLSALALLAGSACSVAGADPIGEGPDTLRVVLPEEPPTLEPCDASLTATGRVTRANITEALTERDPSTGRLEPALAVKWTRTSATSWTFTLRPGVTFHDGSAFTAAAAAFSIRRATDSAIECNVDGYIFSDSEVTARAVDDSTLEVETAEPDPILPLRLSFVEVVPTSTNPKARVREPVGTGPYRLDEWSQGRFLRLKRYAGYWGEAPDYAAAKYVWRAEGSVRAAMVTNDEADVAIGLAPEDGAGDRAVEFVTNEVSYLRMDATRAPLNDIRIRQAVNYAIDREGLVTAVFAGRPSGQLVSKGVTGHNPRIGPWPYDPDRAKDLVAQARADGVPTGTTVTIIGRNGIYPKAAEAMEVVQDGLLKAGLKVEIKMLDVNAWLEYLLRPFPKNTGPTLLQAQHGNQAGDAAFTMGQIYGSEGAQSSYGTPALDAAIEKAQLASGTERQKAFAQAFARQNDEVVRDAVMANMTGILALSPDVRYRPDSATSDEMRLADMRRAD